The following coding sequences lie in one Myxococcus xanthus genomic window:
- a CDS encoding caib/baif family protein, with product MVKDKGTRPDKADLVAQEKAARELVSTLGKREFLDQFQKLAKSFASDPGNPGSYACEGCQRCANCMFCKDCDSCFTCTHCTRCELCNNCSHCVDCKSCNACAYCVQSENCSTSAYLVLCRNLQDCNYCFGCVGLAKKDFHILNVPFPRTEYFKVVGRLRKELGIP from the coding sequence GTGGTGAAGGACAAAGGAACGCGGCCCGATAAGGCGGACCTGGTCGCGCAGGAGAAGGCGGCGCGGGAGCTGGTGTCCACCCTGGGCAAGCGGGAGTTCCTGGATCAGTTCCAGAAGCTGGCCAAGAGCTTCGCGTCCGACCCGGGCAACCCCGGCTCCTACGCGTGCGAGGGCTGTCAGCGCTGCGCCAACTGCATGTTCTGCAAGGACTGCGACAGCTGCTTCACGTGCACGCACTGCACCCGGTGCGAGCTGTGCAACAACTGCTCGCACTGCGTGGACTGCAAGAGCTGCAACGCCTGCGCGTACTGCGTCCAGAGCGAAAATTGCTCCACCAGCGCGTACCTGGTGCTGTGCCGCAACCTGCAGGACTGCAACTACTGCTTCGGCTGCGTGGGCCTGGCGAAGAAGGACTTCCACATCCTCAACGTGCCCTTCCCACGGACGGAGTACTTCAAGGTCGTGGGCCGGCTGCGCAAGGAGCTGGGGATTCCATAG
- a CDS encoding ATP-dependent helicase, with the protein MDLSKLNPPQREAVVTIEGPLLVLAGAGSGKTRVITHRIVHLLNERPGLIMARNILAVTFTNKAATEMKERLVHMAGPRAQGVLVCTFHAFGAEMLREDIHRLGWPKKFAIADMGDQLANIRRAMREHKIDDRSFDARKVLNLISKAKNSGKAPEPKPEGIGDDYDLITHMVYPDYQLSLKAQGSVDFDDLLLLPARLLREHPDLYEKYTKRFRYLLVDEFQDTNTAQLELLKLLAGRSRNVCAVGDDDQCIYSWRGAEVRNILDFDRLFPGGKEVRLEQNYRSVQTVLDAANAVIAKNPERKAKQMWTDRTGGTKVKVVTCPNDEEEARFVAHEIQKHMALGISADDIAVLYRTNGQSRPIEETLREKNIGYEVVGGSEFFDRREVKDVIAYFKVIVNKLDEISLLRIVNVPSRGIGDVTMERLNVHARGEGVTLWTVMKKAADYEDLPPGAGARVMDFVDLVERYRAAYEHGQLANVTRKLLEEIGFREATRAHATSATAADKKLKGVDGVLNSLENFEKREGPKASLPTYLNRLSLDTRQEEEEVPGANRRVTLMTVHASKGLEYRLVFFIGMEEDLMPHGGMQGEAQNLEEERRLCYVGITRAKEVLYLTRAATRVKRGKEVPRTPSRFLEDLPPEVIEIVELDAPRQGPPTTEEKNFFANLKERFKKPGIPGAPPGGTGTSGGAAR; encoded by the coding sequence ATGGACCTCTCGAAGCTCAATCCTCCGCAGCGCGAGGCCGTGGTCACCATCGAGGGACCGCTGCTCGTGCTGGCAGGCGCTGGCAGCGGCAAGACTCGCGTCATCACCCACCGCATCGTCCACCTGCTCAACGAGCGGCCGGGCCTCATCATGGCCCGCAACATCCTGGCGGTGACCTTCACCAACAAGGCCGCCACGGAGATGAAGGAGCGCCTGGTCCACATGGCGGGACCTCGGGCGCAGGGCGTGCTGGTGTGCACCTTCCACGCCTTTGGCGCGGAGATGCTCCGCGAGGACATCCACCGGCTGGGTTGGCCCAAGAAGTTCGCCATCGCCGACATGGGCGACCAGCTGGCCAACATCCGGCGCGCCATGCGCGAGCACAAAATCGACGACCGCTCGTTCGACGCGCGCAAGGTGCTCAACCTCATCTCCAAGGCGAAGAACTCCGGCAAGGCGCCGGAGCCCAAGCCGGAGGGGATTGGGGATGATTACGACCTCATCACCCACATGGTGTACCCGGACTATCAGCTGTCGCTGAAGGCGCAGGGGTCGGTGGACTTCGACGACCTGCTGCTGCTGCCCGCGCGCCTGTTGCGCGAGCATCCGGACCTCTACGAGAAGTACACCAAGCGCTTCCGCTACCTGCTGGTGGACGAGTTCCAGGACACCAACACCGCGCAGCTGGAGCTTCTGAAGCTGCTGGCGGGCCGCTCCCGCAACGTGTGCGCGGTGGGTGACGACGACCAGTGCATCTATTCGTGGCGCGGCGCGGAGGTGCGCAACATCCTCGACTTCGACCGCCTCTTCCCGGGAGGGAAGGAGGTCCGGTTGGAGCAGAACTACCGCTCCGTCCAGACGGTCCTGGACGCGGCCAACGCCGTCATCGCCAAGAACCCCGAGCGCAAGGCCAAGCAGATGTGGACCGACCGCACCGGGGGCACGAAGGTGAAGGTGGTGACGTGTCCCAATGACGAAGAGGAGGCCCGCTTCGTCGCGCACGAAATCCAGAAGCACATGGCCCTGGGCATCTCCGCGGACGACATCGCCGTGCTCTACCGGACCAACGGCCAGTCCCGCCCCATCGAGGAGACGCTGCGGGAGAAGAACATCGGCTACGAGGTGGTGGGCGGCAGCGAGTTCTTCGATCGGCGCGAGGTGAAGGACGTCATCGCGTACTTCAAGGTCATCGTGAACAAGCTGGACGAAATCTCGCTCCTGCGCATCGTCAACGTGCCCTCGCGCGGCATTGGCGACGTGACGATGGAGCGCCTGAACGTCCACGCGCGGGGCGAGGGCGTCACGCTGTGGACGGTGATGAAGAAGGCCGCCGACTACGAGGACCTGCCGCCGGGGGCCGGGGCCCGGGTGATGGACTTCGTGGACTTGGTGGAGCGCTACCGCGCCGCGTACGAGCACGGCCAGCTGGCCAACGTGACGCGCAAGCTGCTGGAGGAGATTGGCTTCCGCGAGGCCACCCGCGCCCACGCGACCAGCGCCACCGCCGCGGACAAGAAGCTGAAGGGCGTGGACGGCGTCCTCAACTCGCTGGAGAACTTCGAGAAGCGCGAGGGCCCCAAGGCCAGCCTGCCGACGTACCTCAACCGCCTGAGCCTGGACACCCGGCAGGAGGAGGAGGAGGTGCCGGGCGCCAACCGCCGCGTCACCCTGATGACGGTGCACGCCTCCAAGGGCCTGGAGTACCGGCTCGTCTTCTTCATCGGCATGGAGGAGGACCTGATGCCCCACGGAGGCATGCAGGGCGAGGCGCAGAACCTCGAGGAGGAGCGGCGCCTCTGCTACGTGGGCATCACCCGCGCCAAGGAGGTCCTCTACCTCACCCGCGCGGCCACCCGCGTGAAGCGCGGCAAGGAGGTGCCCCGCACGCCCTCGCGCTTCCTGGAGGACCTGCCTCCGGAGGTGATTGAGATAGTGGAGTTAGACGCGCCGCGTCAGGGGCCTCCGACCACGGAGGAGAAGAACTTCTTCGCCAACTTGAAGGAGCGCTTCAAGAAACCCGGGATTCCGGGAGCGCCTCCGGGTGGCACCGGGACGTCTGGGGGAGCAGCCAGGTAG
- a CDS encoding class I SAM-dependent rRNA methyltransferase yields the protein MPPHAALPVARVTPKGARSLRHFNPWVYRTEIAAPPDVKGAGAVVLVVDSQGNPIGQALYARRSPLALRLLTRKGPAEEPVDDAFFRRRLEAALARRAFLSGRDGLRLVHGEADQLPGLFVDRYGKGLTLQTLSEGMDARKETLAKMLVELTGATHVMCRDDASGRDFEGLPREARLLHGEGAARFAYHEGENRFEVDLQGDMKTGAFLDQVDNHLRAGELARGDALDLFSYHGGFALSLSRTCTSVLAVEQDEKAAARAKANAEANGRANVTVENANAFDVLRRFDTSGRRFDTVVLDPPGLAKRREGLATALRAYHELNLRAFRCLKPDGLLVTCSCSGKLDRAAFEEMVLAAAADAKRPVQILERRGAGLDHPVLAGLPETEYLKALYVRAL from the coding sequence ATGCCCCCCCATGCAGCCCTGCCCGTCGCGCGCGTCACCCCCAAGGGGGCGCGCTCGCTGCGGCACTTCAATCCCTGGGTGTACCGCACCGAAATCGCCGCCCCGCCCGACGTGAAGGGCGCCGGCGCCGTGGTGCTGGTGGTGGACTCCCAGGGCAATCCCATTGGCCAGGCGCTCTACGCTCGCCGCTCGCCCCTGGCGCTGCGCCTGCTGACGCGCAAGGGGCCCGCCGAGGAGCCGGTGGACGACGCCTTCTTCCGCCGCCGTCTGGAGGCCGCCCTGGCGCGCCGGGCATTCCTGTCCGGCCGTGACGGGCTGCGGCTGGTGCACGGCGAGGCGGACCAGCTCCCGGGCCTCTTCGTGGACCGCTACGGAAAGGGCCTCACGCTCCAGACGCTCTCCGAGGGCATGGACGCGCGCAAGGAGACGCTGGCGAAGATGCTGGTGGAGCTCACCGGCGCCACCCACGTCATGTGCCGGGACGACGCCTCCGGCCGTGACTTCGAGGGCCTGCCCCGCGAGGCGCGCCTGCTGCACGGCGAGGGCGCCGCGCGCTTCGCCTACCACGAGGGGGAGAACCGCTTCGAGGTCGACCTCCAGGGCGACATGAAGACGGGCGCCTTCCTGGACCAGGTGGACAACCACCTGCGGGCCGGGGAGCTGGCGCGCGGCGACGCGCTGGACCTCTTCAGCTACCACGGCGGCTTCGCGCTCTCGCTTTCACGCACCTGCACGTCCGTGCTGGCGGTGGAGCAGGACGAGAAGGCCGCCGCGCGCGCCAAGGCCAACGCCGAGGCCAACGGCCGCGCCAACGTCACCGTGGAGAACGCCAACGCCTTCGACGTGCTGCGCCGCTTCGACACCAGCGGGCGCCGCTTCGACACCGTGGTGTTGGATCCGCCCGGACTGGCCAAGCGCCGTGAGGGCCTGGCCACCGCGCTGCGCGCCTACCACGAGCTGAACCTGCGCGCCTTCCGCTGCCTCAAGCCGGACGGGCTGCTCGTCACCTGCTCCTGCTCCGGCAAGCTGGACCGCGCCGCCTTCGAGGAGATGGTGCTGGCGGCCGCCGCGGATGCGAAGCGGCCAGTGCAGATTCTGGAGCGGCGGGGCGCGGGGCTGGACCACCCGGTGCTGGCCGGGCTGCCGGAGACGGAGTACCTGAAGGCCCTCTACGTGCGCGCCCTCTAG
- a CDS encoding DHH family phosphoesterase produces MNVQVLFHDSCFDGAASAAVFSRFYRERIRPEAAFRYLGLNHKPGAEGIDPAVFTGEENVIVDFRYSQDARLTWWFDHHASAFQQPGDEAHFRADTSGRKFHDAHRKSCTKYLADVARERFGWDASPLADLIHWAEIIDGAQFPSPQMAVALEEPALRIMTVLEANKDPGLIPEVIRRMQSESLADIAASPLIATPLAPLLARHQSNIELVRARARYERGVVFFDLVDEGVDSLNKFIAYALYPDARYTLWVGKGASRAKVSIGSNPWKPELRRHDLSAIAGRYGGGGHPVVAAVSFKADQADKARAAYAEILGELSSDA; encoded by the coding sequence ATGAACGTCCAGGTCCTCTTTCACGACAGCTGCTTCGACGGCGCCGCGAGCGCGGCCGTGTTCTCCCGCTTCTACCGGGAGCGCATCCGTCCGGAGGCGGCCTTCCGGTACCTCGGTCTGAACCACAAGCCGGGCGCCGAGGGCATCGATCCGGCCGTGTTCACCGGCGAGGAGAATGTCATCGTCGACTTCCGCTACAGCCAGGACGCGCGGCTTACCTGGTGGTTCGACCACCACGCCTCCGCCTTCCAGCAGCCGGGGGACGAGGCGCACTTCCGCGCGGACACCAGCGGGCGCAAGTTCCACGACGCGCACCGCAAGAGTTGCACGAAGTACCTGGCGGACGTGGCCCGGGAGCGCTTCGGCTGGGATGCGTCGCCTCTGGCGGACCTCATCCACTGGGCGGAAATCATCGATGGGGCCCAGTTCCCCTCGCCGCAGATGGCGGTGGCGCTGGAGGAGCCCGCGCTGCGCATCATGACGGTGCTGGAGGCCAACAAGGACCCGGGCCTCATCCCCGAGGTCATCCGCCGCATGCAGTCCGAGTCGCTGGCGGACATCGCCGCCTCGCCGCTCATCGCCACGCCGCTGGCGCCGCTGCTGGCGCGCCACCAGTCGAACATCGAGCTGGTGCGTGCCCGGGCGCGCTACGAGCGCGGCGTCGTCTTCTTCGACCTGGTGGACGAGGGCGTGGACAGCCTCAACAAGTTCATCGCCTATGCCCTCTACCCGGACGCGCGCTACACGCTGTGGGTGGGGAAGGGCGCCTCGCGGGCCAAGGTGTCCATCGGCTCCAACCCGTGGAAGCCGGAGCTGCGGCGGCACGATTTGTCCGCCATCGCGGGGCGCTACGGCGGCGGCGGACACCCGGTGGTGGCCGCGGTGAGCTTCAAGGCGGACCAGGCCGACAAGGCGCGCGCCGCCTACGCGGAGATTCTCGGGGAGCTGTCCTCCGACGCGTGA
- a CDS encoding metallopeptidase family protein, translating into MSRRGLLAFCLLIAACKRGPPASEAPDASCPAVPALSAPGAGAPTASVRPAPPLEDATHRMQPLAVCRSDGAAPLDASRRYFEEGRFEESLSCAAQAAALEPDLAAAHAERGVALAALGRETEAQLAYARALAIDPGDPSALLGSAHLYAVQLPSTRERDELGALYAERGLSQPNTPPELIPHLALVAAMAFNDLGQAESSLAHSAIVLARNPGSREALYERALALFELCRFREARTAFTSLVDDPERAAHAHHHLGLLLEREGKWKQAQGHFDKARTLAPDDFPEPPLPAEEDFRAEVVRAVAELPKDMRGDLDGVPVTAEELPADADLLANQPPLSPTILGLFRGPPLAEPCDGSEVPCRSVVLYRRNLARAVRTPEELREQIRVTLLHEIGHLRGEDDEELAARGLE; encoded by the coding sequence ATGTCGCGGCGCGGTCTGCTCGCCTTCTGTCTCCTCATCGCTGCCTGCAAGCGCGGCCCTCCGGCCTCTGAAGCGCCGGACGCGTCCTGTCCGGCCGTGCCCGCCCTCAGCGCGCCTGGCGCCGGGGCGCCCACCGCCAGCGTGCGTCCCGCACCGCCCCTGGAGGACGCCACTCACCGGATGCAGCCGCTGGCCGTGTGCCGCTCGGACGGCGCCGCCCCGTTGGATGCGTCGCGCCGCTACTTCGAGGAAGGCCGCTTCGAGGAATCACTGTCCTGCGCCGCCCAGGCCGCCGCGCTGGAGCCGGACCTGGCCGCCGCCCACGCGGAGCGCGGCGTGGCGCTGGCCGCCCTGGGCCGCGAGACAGAGGCGCAGCTCGCCTACGCGCGGGCGCTCGCCATCGACCCGGGGGACCCGTCCGCGCTTCTGGGCTCGGCGCACCTGTACGCCGTGCAGCTGCCCTCCACCCGGGAGCGGGACGAGCTGGGCGCCCTCTACGCCGAGCGCGGCCTGTCCCAGCCCAACACGCCCCCGGAGCTGATCCCGCATCTCGCGCTGGTGGCCGCCATGGCCTTCAACGATTTGGGGCAGGCGGAGTCCTCGCTGGCGCACTCGGCCATCGTCCTCGCGCGCAACCCCGGCAGCCGCGAGGCCCTCTACGAGCGCGCCCTGGCCCTCTTCGAGCTGTGCCGCTTCCGCGAGGCCCGCACCGCCTTCACCAGCCTCGTGGACGACCCGGAGCGGGCCGCGCACGCCCATCACCACCTGGGGCTCCTGCTGGAGCGCGAGGGCAAGTGGAAGCAGGCGCAGGGCCACTTCGACAAGGCGCGCACGCTGGCGCCGGACGACTTCCCCGAGCCTCCGCTGCCCGCGGAGGAGGACTTCCGCGCCGAGGTGGTGAGGGCCGTCGCCGAGCTGCCCAAGGACATGCGCGGGGACTTGGACGGCGTGCCCGTCACGGCGGAGGAACTGCCCGCGGACGCGGACCTGCTGGCCAACCAGCCGCCGCTGTCGCCCACGATTCTCGGGCTCTTCCGGGGCCCTCCGCTGGCTGAGCCCTGTGATGGCTCCGAGGTACCGTGCCGCTCCGTGGTGCTCTACCGCCGCAACCTGGCGCGCGCCGTCCGGACGCCTGAGGAACTTCGCGAGCAGATCCGCGTGACGTTGCTGCACGAAATCGGGCACCTTCGCGGCGAGGACGACGAAGAACTGGCCGCTCGCGGCCTGGAGTGA
- a CDS encoding TolB family protein, with product MTKRVVISALCGVLLVLSTGCGDECVDAFDCRSDNGPPPAGKDWTCRSGNCELRDVQRPPEEDAGTEEDAGTEEDAGTEADAGTEVDAGTGDDGGVVVIGTGAKGEACTASSDCAAGLRCEGTTEAMTCQALHVAFTAMDDTDEMAAVVTRFDEPEPTRLSDAAENSLYPRWNPAGNRIAFVQGATETGSSTGNLAGELVARDVPLVAGTPTMLANGTTGSTEGFLYLEWEPGDSLLYVRRDGDSISGISRVPAEGGKVEQVTALGSSPAWRNGNTFAFSTATVGISTDTVGGGAPKPLAIAGPTAEQPHYNRVNDQLLFLRPDDSRPVGLNTALYIVPVSGAAVQTIAEFSTAAVEGGSVDSYIANPTWARDGSWVAYVRAYFFNPTTGEPELCGAGTSPCAGDPGNIIFLRRINPADGAPVGDEVSFAEGATLPSFSPDGHYVAYIQAGQLYVQQIDPAAGAKVGDPIVHPLGDYTLQTSRGDDHRPRWQPR from the coding sequence ATGACCAAGCGTGTCGTTATCAGCGCGCTGTGTGGCGTGCTGCTGGTGCTGTCGACGGGGTGCGGTGACGAGTGTGTCGATGCATTCGACTGCCGCAGCGACAACGGGCCACCCCCGGCGGGGAAGGATTGGACGTGCCGCTCGGGCAACTGTGAGCTGCGCGATGTCCAGCGGCCGCCCGAGGAGGACGCTGGGACGGAAGAGGACGCCGGCACCGAGGAAGACGCTGGCACCGAAGCGGACGCGGGCACTGAAGTGGACGCCGGCACGGGCGACGACGGTGGCGTGGTCGTCATCGGCACGGGGGCCAAGGGCGAGGCTTGCACCGCGTCCTCCGACTGCGCCGCGGGCCTGCGTTGTGAGGGCACGACCGAGGCCATGACGTGTCAGGCGCTGCACGTGGCCTTCACGGCCATGGACGACACCGACGAAATGGCTGCGGTGGTGACGCGCTTTGATGAGCCGGAGCCCACGCGGCTGTCGGACGCCGCAGAGAACAGCCTCTACCCGCGCTGGAACCCGGCCGGCAACCGGATTGCCTTCGTCCAGGGCGCCACCGAGACGGGCAGCTCGACGGGGAACCTGGCCGGTGAGCTGGTGGCGCGCGACGTGCCGCTGGTGGCGGGCACGCCCACGATGCTCGCCAACGGCACCACGGGCAGCACCGAGGGCTTCCTCTACCTGGAGTGGGAGCCGGGTGATTCTCTCCTGTACGTGCGCCGCGATGGCGACAGCATCTCCGGCATCTCCCGCGTCCCGGCAGAGGGCGGCAAGGTGGAGCAGGTCACAGCGTTGGGTTCCTCCCCGGCCTGGCGCAATGGCAACACGTTCGCGTTCAGCACCGCCACCGTCGGCATCTCCACGGACACCGTGGGTGGCGGCGCGCCCAAGCCGCTGGCCATCGCGGGCCCCACGGCGGAGCAGCCGCACTACAACCGCGTCAATGACCAGCTCCTGTTCCTCCGTCCGGATGACTCGCGGCCGGTGGGGCTGAACACCGCGCTCTACATCGTCCCCGTGAGCGGCGCCGCCGTGCAGACAATTGCCGAGTTCAGCACGGCGGCCGTCGAGGGTGGCTCGGTGGATTCCTACATCGCCAACCCCACCTGGGCGCGGGATGGCAGCTGGGTGGCGTACGTGCGCGCCTACTTCTTCAACCCCACCACGGGTGAGCCGGAGCTCTGCGGCGCCGGCACCTCGCCCTGCGCCGGCGACCCGGGCAACATCATCTTCCTGCGCCGCATCAACCCGGCGGACGGCGCCCCGGTGGGGGATGAGGTCAGCTTCGCCGAGGGCGCCACGCTCCCGTCGTTCTCTCCGGATGGCCACTACGTGGCCTACATCCAGGCGGGGCAGCTCTACGTCCAGCAGATTGACCCGGCGGCGGGCGCGAAGGTGGGTGACCCCATCGTCCACCCGCTGGGGGACTACACCCTCCAGACGTCGCGCGGCGATGACCACCGCCCGCGCTGGCAGCCCCGGTAG
- a CDS encoding Maf family protein: MSELILASTSSARRALMDGLRLPYRAEAPGVDEVVAPHLSVTEAVRELASRKARAVHQRHPEAWVLGADQLVEVAGEVLSKPVDRNAAREQLRKLVGNTHAIHTGVCLVGPGGKVLEAVETARLTFYPVKEEELERYLDLNEWEGCCGSYRVEDAGQALLERLDGDRSNVQGLPMVTVVRLLREAGFRFF; the protein is encoded by the coding sequence ATGAGCGAATTGATTCTGGCCTCCACGTCGAGCGCCCGGCGGGCCCTGATGGATGGACTGAGGCTGCCCTACCGCGCCGAGGCCCCCGGCGTGGACGAGGTCGTAGCCCCACACCTGTCGGTGACGGAGGCCGTGCGGGAGCTCGCGTCACGCAAGGCCCGCGCGGTGCATCAGCGGCACCCGGAGGCCTGGGTGCTGGGCGCGGACCAGCTCGTCGAGGTGGCGGGCGAAGTCCTCTCCAAGCCCGTGGACCGGAACGCGGCGCGCGAGCAACTGCGCAAGCTGGTGGGCAACACCCACGCCATCCACACCGGGGTGTGCCTGGTGGGCCCCGGAGGCAAGGTGCTCGAAGCAGTGGAGACGGCCCGGCTGACCTTCTACCCGGTGAAGGAGGAGGAGCTGGAGCGATACCTCGACCTGAACGAATGGGAGGGCTGCTGCGGCAGCTACCGCGTGGAGGACGCCGGACAGGCCCTATTGGAGCGGCTCGACGGCGACCGCTCCAACGTGCAGGGCCTGCCCATGGTGACGGTGGTGCGACTGCTGCGGGAGGCGGGCTTCCGGTTCTTCTGA
- a CDS encoding TatD family hydrolase has translation MIDTHCHLDASRFDADRNEVLSRAWAAGLHGIVIPGVGPHDWEPLLEMSRQDARLQVGLGIHPQLLPDMPPEEDDAVLEHLDALLAKGGAAAVGECGLDGPSLPGAPLERQVTVLKRHLALARKHGLPVLMHCHRLHPALIELLKEEPLPEAGLLMHSYSGGVELARFYLQKGCHFSFAGPVTWAGARKPLDALRAIPLDRLMAETDAPDQAPTPHRGTRSEPGYLPHILEGMARVRGEPVEEVARQTTENARRFFREAFPAPSR, from the coding sequence ATGATAGACACCCATTGCCACCTGGATGCGTCCCGCTTCGACGCCGACAGGAATGAAGTCCTCTCACGCGCATGGGCCGCGGGCCTCCACGGCATCGTCATCCCTGGCGTGGGCCCGCATGACTGGGAGCCCTTGCTGGAGATGTCCCGCCAGGATGCCCGCCTTCAGGTGGGCCTGGGCATCCACCCGCAGCTCCTCCCCGACATGCCCCCGGAAGAGGACGACGCCGTGCTCGAACACCTGGACGCGCTGCTCGCGAAGGGCGGCGCGGCGGCCGTGGGTGAGTGCGGATTGGACGGCCCCAGCCTTCCGGGCGCGCCGCTGGAACGGCAGGTGACGGTGCTGAAGCGACACCTCGCGCTGGCGCGCAAGCACGGCCTGCCCGTGCTGATGCACTGTCACCGGCTGCACCCGGCCCTCATCGAACTGCTGAAGGAGGAGCCCCTCCCCGAGGCCGGCCTGCTCATGCACAGCTACAGCGGCGGCGTGGAGCTGGCGCGCTTCTATCTCCAGAAGGGCTGCCACTTCTCCTTCGCGGGCCCCGTCACCTGGGCGGGGGCCCGCAAGCCCCTGGATGCGCTCCGGGCCATCCCCCTGGACCGGCTGATGGCGGAGACGGACGCCCCGGACCAGGCCCCCACGCCCCACCGGGGGACGCGCTCCGAGCCGGGCTACCTTCCCCACATCCTGGAGGGCATGGCCCGCGTCCGAGGGGAGCCCGTCGAGGAGGTCGCCCGGCAGACGACCGAGAATGCCCGCCGCTTCTTCCGGGAAGCTTTCCCTGCGCCTTCGCGGTAG
- the rplM gene encoding 50S ribosomal protein L13 — protein MSQKTYSAKAGDIKRQWHVIDVSDKVLGRAASQIATLLKGKHKAIYTPSIDTGDHVVVINAEKVKVTGTKEQNKMYYRHPHAGFPGALKVTNLEKLRQRHPEDIIINAVRRMLPRNALGRQMMTKLKVYAGDTHPHAAQKPAAFEVEA, from the coding sequence ATGTCGCAGAAGACCTACAGCGCGAAGGCTGGGGACATCAAGCGCCAGTGGCACGTCATCGACGTGTCCGACAAGGTGCTGGGCCGCGCGGCGAGCCAGATTGCCACCCTGCTGAAGGGCAAGCACAAGGCCATCTACACGCCGTCCATTGACACGGGCGACCACGTGGTCGTCATCAACGCCGAAAAGGTGAAGGTGACGGGTACGAAGGAGCAGAACAAGATGTACTACCGGCACCCGCACGCGGGTTTCCCGGGCGCCCTGAAGGTCACCAACCTGGAGAAGCTCCGCCAGCGTCACCCCGAGGACATCATCATCAACGCCGTGCGGCGCATGCTTCCGCGCAACGCGCTGGGCCGCCAGATGATGACGAAGCTGAAGGTCTACGCAGGTGACACGCACCCGCACGCGGCCCAGAAGCCTGCCGCGTTCGAGGTCGAGGCGTAA
- the rpsI gene encoding 30S ribosomal protein S9 → MPIHQELGFYATGRRKEATARVWIRPGTGLVTINGRELNEYFGRETSKMVLNQPLEILEQKGKVDVTVNVKGGGLSGQAGAIRHGIARALCSFNPEFRPALKKAGFLTRDARAVERKKYGQPGARRRFQFSKR, encoded by the coding sequence ATGCCCATCCACCAAGAGCTCGGTTTCTACGCCACCGGCCGCCGCAAGGAGGCCACCGCCCGCGTCTGGATTCGTCCTGGCACTGGCCTCGTCACCATCAACGGCCGCGAGCTGAACGAGTACTTCGGCCGTGAGACGTCCAAGATGGTCCTCAACCAGCCCCTCGAGATCCTCGAGCAGAAGGGCAAGGTTGACGTGACGGTCAACGTCAAGGGTGGCGGTCTCTCCGGCCAGGCCGGCGCCATCCGTCACGGCATCGCCCGTGCGCTGTGCTCCTTCAACCCGGAGTTCCGTCCGGCGCTGAAGAAGGCCGGCTTCCTCACCCGCGATGCTCGCGCGGTCGAGCGTAAGAAGTACGGCCAGCCGGGCGCGCGTCGCCGGTTCCAGTTCTCCAAGCGCTAA